The Williamsia sp. DF01-3 genome has a window encoding:
- a CDS encoding helix-turn-helix transcriptional regulator, which yields MKKRDSSHHGPVGPRGDLRPGAGGVQISRLAIPPGHQAGSILRHVWIACWNLPAPIVQPVLEHPGGNVVVEPEKAALYCVSQGTSEQKLEGKSWAAAVLLRPAAITLMTGRSLAGATVGGPVLPIGEPLPIPGRVDVAGAVRTAMRSHSESDRRAYEAVLSVYLDWATEWEIDDEGELINRVVDVVEDDDGPRRVAELADAVNMSTRALQRLCVHRTGLSPKWLIQRRRLQDAALALREGRMSVADVAASLGYSDQAHLAREFKAVVGRTPSDYVRSAARRD from the coding sequence TTGAAAAAACGCGACAGTTCCCACCATGGGCCCGTCGGGCCGCGTGGCGACCTGCGCCCGGGCGCCGGTGGCGTACAGATCTCACGCCTCGCGATCCCTCCCGGACACCAGGCCGGGAGCATCTTGCGGCATGTCTGGATCGCATGCTGGAACCTTCCGGCACCAATCGTTCAACCAGTTCTCGAGCACCCCGGTGGGAACGTGGTCGTCGAGCCGGAGAAGGCTGCGCTGTACTGCGTCAGTCAGGGGACGAGTGAGCAGAAGCTCGAAGGGAAGAGCTGGGCCGCGGCAGTTCTGCTGCGACCGGCCGCGATCACTCTGATGACAGGCAGATCGCTGGCGGGTGCGACGGTTGGCGGACCGGTGTTGCCGATCGGTGAGCCTCTGCCCATCCCCGGCCGGGTCGATGTCGCAGGAGCAGTGCGGACGGCGATGCGCTCACACTCGGAATCGGATCGGCGCGCCTACGAGGCGGTCCTGTCCGTATACCTCGACTGGGCCACGGAGTGGGAGATCGATGACGAAGGCGAGTTGATCAACCGGGTCGTCGATGTGGTCGAAGACGATGACGGGCCGCGCCGCGTCGCCGAACTCGCAGACGCGGTGAACATGTCCACGCGCGCCCTTCAGCGGTTGTGCGTACATCGAACGGGCCTGAGCCCCAAGTGGTTGATCCAGCGTCGCCGGTTGCAAGACGCCGCGCTCGCCCTGCGTGAAGGCCGGATGTCGGTAGCGGATGTGGCAGCGTCACTTGGATACTCCGATCAGGCGCACCTGGCCCGCGAGTTCAAGGCTGTTGTCGGTCGGACACCCAGTGACTACGTGCGGTCTGCCGCCCGGCGGGATTGA
- a CDS encoding SDR family oxidoreductase codes for MTQSYELAGKTVVVTGATSGLGKETARRLYAQGADVVLVARDEVKAAEVAGELGSGSPGRSPTGSVNTALADLSDLADVRALAIDLQQRFERIDVLINNAGIDIGEPRESKDGFELTLAVNYLAPFVLSTSLAPVMAEAAAAGEPSRIVNISSSGHRGGHIDIQDLQERGRKFSGQRVYNNSKLALTLFTTELARRNDPTRLVANCADPGFVKGTTLGRDLPFGYQVIGVLLTPFMATVDKGARSAVWAASAPEAGTFTGRYVKGGKQIEPSKEAQDTELAARLWDATERLICGTR; via the coding sequence ATGACGCAGAGCTATGAGCTCGCGGGTAAGACTGTCGTCGTCACGGGGGCCACATCGGGGTTGGGCAAGGAAACCGCGCGGCGGTTGTACGCACAGGGCGCCGACGTAGTCCTCGTGGCCCGAGACGAGGTGAAGGCTGCAGAAGTGGCCGGCGAGCTCGGTTCAGGATCACCGGGTCGATCGCCGACCGGCAGTGTCAATACAGCGCTGGCAGATCTGTCCGATCTGGCGGATGTGCGTGCGCTGGCGATCGATCTGCAACAGCGATTCGAGCGTATCGATGTGCTGATCAACAACGCCGGCATCGACATCGGTGAGCCACGTGAGTCCAAGGACGGGTTCGAACTCACCCTTGCGGTCAACTACCTGGCGCCCTTTGTACTCAGTACGTCGCTGGCGCCCGTCATGGCGGAAGCAGCCGCTGCCGGCGAACCGTCGCGGATAGTGAACATCAGTTCGTCGGGGCACCGCGGCGGCCACATCGACATCCAGGATTTGCAGGAGAGGGGCCGTAAGTTCAGCGGCCAACGTGTGTACAACAATTCGAAGTTGGCGCTGACGCTGTTCACCACAGAACTCGCGCGCCGCAACGACCCAACTCGGTTGGTGGCGAATTGTGCCGATCCGGGATTCGTCAAAGGCACCACTCTCGGGCGTGATCTGCCCTTCGGCTATCAGGTGATCGGCGTATTGCTCACGCCGTTCATGGCCACGGTCGACAAAGGTGCTCGGTCAGCGGTGTGGGCGGCATCCGCACCCGAGGCGGGCACCTTCACCGGCCGCTACGTCAAAGGCGGCAAGCAGATCGAGCCCAGCAAGGAGGCTCAGGACACCGAGCTGGCGGCCCGGCTGTGGGACGCCACCGAAAGACTCATCTGCGGCACGCGGTGA
- a CDS encoding S9 family peptidase, giving the protein MRQHRILALLGSLAAAAGLIAGCSDDGGDAGPVGAQSSAASAGPSVSDEVTVTRIDYPTLDGTDPEQNWGDLYLPAGPQAVDSTRLVVLIHGGAWQSQLGADLFDPFARDLAARGMAVYNIEYRRLGSGGGWPTTFEDVSQALDNVIAIDKRFPQLETTDALVVGHSAGAQLAVWGGTRHKLDPTEVGGNPKFRPTRVVSLAGPLDMVQAVRNGDDRIVAALGGTPGQVPERYASVDPIQNLDPGTPVIAVHGTRDTVVLPSLSQRYVTALKNENGSGRVVLIDGEDHGSIVSSNSVAYRQILDIITEGSTKTVDQLSE; this is encoded by the coding sequence ATGCGACAACACCGCATTCTTGCCCTGCTCGGTTCACTGGCCGCCGCGGCCGGCCTGATCGCCGGCTGTTCCGACGATGGGGGCGACGCCGGACCAGTGGGTGCCCAGTCGTCCGCCGCGAGCGCCGGGCCCTCGGTCTCAGACGAGGTCACGGTGACCCGGATCGACTACCCGACTCTGGATGGAACGGACCCGGAGCAGAACTGGGGTGATCTCTATCTGCCTGCCGGACCGCAGGCGGTGGATTCGACCCGGCTGGTCGTCTTGATCCATGGCGGCGCATGGCAGTCCCAACTGGGTGCTGATCTCTTTGATCCCTTCGCCCGTGACCTCGCTGCGCGGGGAATGGCGGTGTACAACATCGAATATCGCCGGCTGGGTTCAGGCGGGGGTTGGCCGACCACATTCGAGGACGTTTCGCAGGCCCTCGACAATGTCATCGCGATCGACAAGAGGTTCCCCCAATTGGAGACCACCGACGCACTGGTGGTCGGACACAGCGCCGGAGCCCAGCTGGCGGTCTGGGGCGGGACACGACACAAACTGGATCCCACCGAGGTCGGTGGCAATCCGAAGTTCCGGCCTACCAGAGTGGTCTCCTTGGCCGGTCCGCTGGACATGGTGCAGGCAGTTCGCAACGGCGATGACCGGATCGTCGCGGCCCTCGGCGGAACGCCCGGGCAGGTACCGGAGCGTTACGCGTCGGTGGACCCGATCCAGAATCTCGACCCCGGAACTCCGGTGATCGCCGTCCACGGAACCCGGGACACCGTGGTACTCCCCTCGTTGTCGCAGCGGTACGTCACTGCGCTGAAGAACGAGAACGGCAGTGGTCGTGTGGTGTTGATCGACGGCGAGGATCACGGTTCGATCGTGAGCTCGAACTCCGTCGCCTATCGGCAGATACTCGACATCATCACCGAGGGATCGACCAAGACTGTCGACCAACTGAGCGAGTGA
- a CDS encoding VOC family protein — protein sequence MSIHAANGQFTDHGIPHGYTSLTPFIVVTPAAEAIEFYSNVFGARVEQRTDFPGPDGEPIVAHADLDFGTGRLQLGDPNPQYGLVPRPDGDSDCYSMAIYVTDVDAVVQRAVDAGAIIREEVQTFVSGDRFGSVRDPFGVRWSVMTRIEDLSPPRAPRESRSGPRSRADEPLTR from the coding sequence ATGAGTATCCACGCTGCCAACGGGCAATTCACCGATCACGGAATCCCCCACGGCTATACCTCCCTCACACCCTTCATCGTCGTCACGCCTGCTGCCGAGGCAATCGAGTTCTACAGCAACGTCTTCGGGGCACGCGTTGAACAGCGCACCGACTTCCCCGGTCCCGACGGTGAACCGATTGTCGCGCATGCCGACCTCGACTTCGGGACGGGGCGTCTACAACTGGGCGACCCCAACCCTCAGTATGGACTGGTGCCGAGGCCAGACGGGGACTCCGACTGTTACTCGATGGCCATCTACGTCACCGACGTGGATGCCGTGGTGCAGCGGGCCGTCGATGCGGGTGCGATCATCCGCGAGGAGGTACAGACATTCGTCTCCGGTGATCGGTTCGGCTCGGTGCGCGACCCTTTCGGGGTCCGATGGTCGGTGATGACCCGGATCGAAGACCTCTCCCCGCCGAGAGCGCCGCGAGAATCGAGGAGTGGGCCACGCAGCAGGGCTGACGAACCGTTGACCCGGTGA
- a CDS encoding polysaccharide deacetylase — protein MQLRRIEHHVRRSLSLAVAAVILAACGTAGDGDGPGSVAVRPVDATSEPVETPPPAPARRESNVVMERLSPNAKPPQFVLFSFDGVGVSENWDLFLDTASEVDARFTALMTGLYFLTDKNKKKYTGPGYAPGESPLAFGGTDKEVIEQVDYLNRTWFAGHEMGTHYVGHFCVGTKNPGRDWTTAEWNHELDQFFRLMTEWKSLNNIRNTPDLAFGPEAVKGGRTPCLEGGMGQLFPALGAHDMTWDSSKAARQPGIYWPTKVGSIWEFPIPYTWSPPLNHRQTALDYNYWFTFNQAKDSPASAPKIRRIVKESYDYMFRRAYEGNRAPLVIANHFNDWSGNAFNPATADFMREACVKPETICATYQDVIAWMELQDPAVLAPWRKMAPVAVDADS, from the coding sequence TTGCAGTTGCGACGCATAGAGCATCACGTCCGTCGATCGCTCTCGCTGGCCGTGGCCGCTGTGATCCTGGCCGCCTGTGGAACCGCCGGTGATGGGGACGGGCCCGGAAGTGTCGCAGTGCGACCAGTCGATGCCACGTCCGAACCGGTCGAGACGCCTCCGCCCGCACCGGCTCGGCGTGAAAGCAACGTCGTGATGGAACGTCTTTCGCCGAACGCGAAACCACCCCAATTCGTGTTGTTTTCCTTCGACGGTGTCGGCGTATCAGAAAATTGGGATCTGTTCCTGGACACCGCGAGCGAGGTCGATGCACGCTTCACGGCCTTGATGACCGGCTTGTACTTCCTCACCGACAAGAACAAGAAGAAGTACACCGGCCCCGGCTACGCACCCGGAGAGTCGCCGTTGGCTTTCGGAGGTACCGATAAGGAAGTCATCGAACAGGTCGATTACCTCAATCGCACGTGGTTCGCCGGTCATGAGATGGGCACTCATTACGTCGGCCATTTCTGTGTCGGCACAAAGAACCCCGGCCGCGACTGGACCACCGCCGAATGGAACCACGAACTCGATCAGTTCTTCCGGCTGATGACCGAGTGGAAGTCGCTCAACAACATCCGGAACACACCCGATCTGGCTTTCGGACCCGAAGCCGTCAAAGGTGGGCGTACGCCCTGTCTCGAAGGCGGTATGGGGCAACTGTTCCCGGCCTTGGGAGCGCACGACATGACGTGGGATTCGTCGAAGGCGGCCCGGCAACCGGGCATCTACTGGCCGACGAAGGTCGGCAGCATCTGGGAGTTCCCCATCCCGTACACGTGGTCACCTCCGCTCAATCACAGGCAGACCGCCCTCGACTACAACTACTGGTTCACGTTCAACCAAGCCAAGGACAGCCCCGCCAGCGCACCGAAGATCCGCCGTATCGTCAAGGAGTCCTACGACTACATGTTCCGGCGCGCCTATGAGGGCAACCGGGCCCCGCTGGTCATCGCCAATCACTTCAATGATTGGAGCGGGAACGCGTTCAACCCCGCCACAGCTGATTTCATGCGCGAGGCATGTGTGAAACCCGAAACGATCTGTGCCACCTATCAAGACGTGATCGCGTGGATGGAACTGCAGGATCCGGCAGTGTTGGCGCCATGGCGAAAGATGGCACCGGTTGCCGTCGACGCCGACAGTTGA
- a CDS encoding helix-turn-helix domain-containing protein, producing MSGYGQFCPVAKAMEVLDERWTLLVVRELLAGSTHFNELRRGVPRMSPALLSKRLRTLEHAGVVERHVAGGRTSYAMTASGRELSSVVEALNAWGIRWIGELGDEDLDPHLLMWDMRRTVPTDVWPTSRTVIAFRLGGVAANADRWWLVVTQGQVDICDYDPGFETTATVVAELRDLVAVWRGDRSWDTACSIGAVQIVGPSDIRRRVPGWIGQGQMAAIPRPVTARQT from the coding sequence ATGTCCGGATACGGCCAGTTCTGTCCTGTCGCGAAGGCGATGGAAGTACTCGACGAACGATGGACTCTGCTCGTAGTTCGTGAGTTACTAGCCGGCAGTACGCATTTCAATGAACTGCGGCGCGGTGTACCGCGGATGTCACCTGCGCTGCTGTCCAAGAGGTTGAGGACTCTCGAGCACGCGGGCGTCGTCGAACGCCACGTCGCGGGCGGACGGACGAGCTACGCGATGACTGCAAGCGGCCGAGAGCTGTCGTCGGTGGTCGAGGCCCTCAACGCCTGGGGCATCCGCTGGATCGGCGAGCTCGGAGACGAAGACCTCGACCCCCACCTGCTGATGTGGGACATGCGCCGGACAGTACCCACAGACGTGTGGCCGACGAGCCGCACGGTGATAGCCTTCCGGCTCGGCGGCGTGGCTGCCAACGCCGACCGCTGGTGGCTGGTCGTGACGCAAGGCCAGGTGGACATCTGCGACTACGACCCCGGCTTCGAAACCACCGCCACGGTTGTGGCCGAGCTCCGTGACCTCGTCGCCGTCTGGCGGGGCGACCGCTCCTGGGACACAGCGTGTTCCATCGGCGCCGTCCAGATCGTCGGCCCCTCCGACATTCGCCGTCGTGTGCCCGGATGGATCGGGCAGGGTCAGATGGCGGCGATCCCCAGGCCTGTCACCGCACGGCAGACATGA
- a CDS encoding SDR family oxidoreductase, whose product MDVAQKVAVVTGGGAGIGAALSRALAEAGSRIVVADLNAGKAEAVADEINASHDGRAVAEGGDVADEGVLQRIVDRAESEFGPVDIFFANAGTTAGLGLDTPDDLWDVALEVNVMAHVRAARMLVPRWIERGGGYFVSTASAAGLLTQIGSATYSVSKHAAVGFAEWLSVTYGDQGVKVSCLCPMGVDTELLRSGFETDQPGASVAASAVTGAGAVLQPADVAVQVLAAVEQEKFLILPHPEVLDFYRNKGSDYDRWISGMRRYQRHLLADS is encoded by the coding sequence ATGGACGTAGCCCAGAAAGTTGCTGTTGTAACCGGCGGTGGAGCCGGAATCGGCGCGGCCCTCAGTCGTGCTCTGGCAGAGGCCGGCAGCCGGATTGTGGTTGCAGACCTGAACGCGGGCAAGGCAGAGGCCGTCGCCGACGAGATCAACGCTTCGCATGATGGTCGTGCTGTCGCGGAGGGCGGTGATGTCGCGGATGAAGGTGTGCTCCAGCGGATTGTCGACCGCGCCGAGAGTGAGTTCGGGCCGGTGGACATCTTCTTCGCGAACGCCGGCACCACCGCCGGACTGGGCCTGGACACTCCCGACGACCTGTGGGACGTCGCCCTCGAGGTGAACGTGATGGCCCACGTCCGTGCCGCGCGGATGCTCGTTCCGCGATGGATCGAGCGTGGCGGCGGATATTTCGTGTCGACGGCGTCTGCGGCAGGTCTGCTGACACAGATCGGTTCGGCCACTTACTCGGTCTCCAAGCACGCTGCAGTGGGCTTCGCCGAGTGGCTCTCGGTCACCTACGGCGACCAGGGTGTGAAAGTGAGTTGTCTGTGCCCCATGGGTGTGGACACCGAGTTGCTTCGCTCCGGGTTCGAGACCGATCAGCCGGGCGCCTCAGTCGCCGCCAGCGCAGTGACCGGCGCGGGTGCGGTGCTTCAGCCGGCAGACGTGGCGGTCCAGGTTCTCGCCGCGGTCGAGCAGGAGAAATTCCTGATTCTCCCGCATCCTGAAGTGCTGGACTTCTACCGTAACAAGGGGTCGGATTACGACCGTTGGATTTCCGGGATGCGTCGTTATCAGCGTCATCTGCTCGCGGATTCCTGA
- a CDS encoding FAD-binding dehydrogenase, translated as MADRFDVIVVGGGLAGLVATHELVKAGKRVAVLEQENEQNLGGQAFWSLGGLFFVDSPEQRRLGIKDSVELARQDWFGSAGFDRDREDHWPRQWAEAYVNFAAGEKRSYLQDLGLRVMATVGWAERGSGLAAGHGNSVPRFHITWGTGPEVVRVFREPVLDGAAKGLVTIKYRHQVDELIVENGAAVGVRGSVLVPSTQRRGVSSSRETAAEFELRAEAVVVTSGGIGGNFDLVKKNWPVDRLGPAPAHMITGVPAHVDGRMLEITKNAGGNIVNSDRMWHYPEGIKNWDPIWPNHAIRIIPGPSSLWLDATGKRLPVPNFPGFDSLGTLGTITRGGHDFTWFILTQAIIEKEFALSGSEQNPDFTGKDIKLLLQRVRKGATGPVEAFKEHGIDFVVRDNLRDLVAGMNEITTGPQLDFASIEAEVVARDRELDNKYTKDMQIMAIRNARNYLSDKIIRVARPHKLQDPKYGPMIAVRLHLVTRKTLGGLETDLDAKVIRPSGEPFEGLYAAGEVAGFGGGGVHGYNALEGTFLGGCIFSGRAAGRALARDLG; from the coding sequence GTGGCCGACAGGTTTGACGTCATTGTGGTCGGGGGCGGGCTGGCCGGGCTGGTCGCAACCCATGAACTGGTGAAGGCCGGCAAGCGTGTGGCCGTGCTGGAACAGGAGAACGAACAGAACCTGGGTGGGCAGGCTTTCTGGTCGCTGGGTGGTCTGTTCTTCGTCGATTCCCCCGAGCAGCGCAGACTCGGCATCAAGGATTCGGTCGAACTGGCCCGGCAGGATTGGTTCGGTTCCGCCGGATTCGATCGTGACCGTGAGGACCACTGGCCGCGGCAGTGGGCCGAGGCCTACGTGAACTTCGCCGCCGGCGAGAAGCGTTCGTATCTGCAAGATCTGGGCCTGCGGGTGATGGCGACCGTAGGTTGGGCCGAGCGTGGCTCCGGTCTCGCTGCCGGCCACGGCAACTCTGTCCCGCGATTCCACATCACCTGGGGGACGGGCCCGGAGGTGGTCCGGGTGTTCCGCGAGCCGGTTCTCGACGGTGCTGCCAAGGGTCTGGTCACCATCAAATACCGGCATCAGGTGGACGAGCTCATCGTGGAGAACGGGGCGGCAGTCGGCGTACGGGGATCTGTCCTGGTGCCCTCGACCCAGCGGCGAGGTGTGTCGTCGAGTCGTGAAACCGCCGCTGAGTTCGAACTCCGTGCCGAAGCTGTGGTCGTGACTTCAGGAGGCATCGGCGGCAACTTCGACCTCGTGAAGAAGAACTGGCCGGTAGACCGTCTCGGGCCTGCCCCAGCACACATGATCACCGGCGTACCCGCGCACGTGGACGGGCGAATGCTCGAGATCACCAAGAACGCCGGCGGCAACATCGTCAACAGCGACCGCATGTGGCACTACCCCGAGGGGATCAAGAACTGGGACCCGATCTGGCCCAACCACGCCATCCGGATCATCCCGGGCCCGTCGTCACTGTGGCTCGACGCCACGGGTAAACGCCTACCGGTTCCGAACTTCCCTGGTTTCGACTCGTTGGGCACACTGGGAACGATCACTCGTGGCGGCCACGACTTCACCTGGTTCATCCTGACCCAGGCGATCATCGAAAAAGAGTTCGCCCTGTCGGGTTCGGAGCAGAACCCGGACTTCACAGGCAAAGACATCAAGCTTCTCCTTCAGCGCGTCCGCAAAGGCGCAACGGGTCCGGTCGAGGCCTTCAAGGAGCACGGCATCGACTTTGTCGTTCGCGACAATCTCCGCGATCTGGTGGCCGGGATGAACGAGATCACCACAGGCCCGCAGCTCGACTTCGCGAGCATCGAAGCCGAAGTGGTGGCCCGCGACCGCGAACTGGACAACAAATACACCAAGGACATGCAGATCATGGCGATCCGCAATGCCCGAAACTACCTCAGTGACAAAATCATCCGGGTGGCACGGCCCCACAAGTTGCAAGACCCGAAATACGGCCCGATGATTGCCGTCCGCCTGCATCTGGTGACCCGAAAGACGCTGGGTGGGCTGGAGACCGATCTCGATGCGAAGGTGATCCGGCCGTCCGGTGAGCCGTTCGAAGGTCTGTATGCAGCCGGCGAGGTCGCGGGTTTCGGTGGCGGCGGGGTACACGGCTACAACGCACTCGAGGGCACTTTCCTCGGTGGCTGCATCTTCTCCGGCCGGGCGGCCGGGCGCGCACTCGCCCGCGACCTCGGTTGA
- a CDS encoding cupin domain-containing protein has protein sequence MKQLIRSVTAVLLVTAALFVGAASATATPSKDISAKTLADFEIPAELIPFIPAGVHVVAREITIAPGGTTGWHYHDGPVVGFVGAGTLTHPGPDCVPQIFRTGDFINEPSGVANTHVGRNLGTVPVVLYVAYLEPLGDPLFEDAPAPACDVAAG, from the coding sequence ATGAAACAACTCATCCGGTCTGTGACCGCAGTTTTGCTGGTGACGGCGGCATTGTTCGTCGGTGCGGCCAGTGCCACGGCGACGCCCAGCAAAGACATTTCGGCCAAGACTCTCGCGGATTTCGAGATTCCCGCCGAGTTGATCCCATTCATCCCGGCCGGTGTCCACGTCGTGGCGCGCGAGATCACCATCGCTCCGGGCGGGACCACCGGGTGGCACTACCACGATGGACCGGTGGTCGGATTCGTCGGTGCGGGCACCCTGACCCATCCGGGGCCCGACTGCGTTCCCCAGATCTTCCGTACGGGCGATTTCATCAACGAACCGAGCGGGGTCGCCAACACCCACGTCGGACGCAACCTCGGCACTGTCCCCGTGGTTCTGTACGTCGCCTATCTGGAGCCCTTGGGTGATCCGCTCTTCGAGGACGCGCCCGCCCCGGCGTGTGACGTCGCCGCCGGGTGA
- a CDS encoding SRPBCC family protein, with product MATTHETTASTEDVWRVLADGWSYANWVVGSSRIRAVDANWPQPGSNIAHSVGLWPALLNDRTESVGMEEGRELRLIARALPFGKAEIILRLHEIPQGCRIEMIEHAANAPWSLMPDQIQHLAVHPRNSEALRRLALLAERSRTAE from the coding sequence GTGGCTACAACGCATGAAACAACCGCGTCGACTGAAGATGTGTGGCGTGTACTCGCAGACGGCTGGTCATATGCCAATTGGGTAGTCGGCTCGTCACGGATACGTGCGGTCGATGCGAACTGGCCGCAACCGGGAAGCAACATCGCGCATTCGGTTGGGCTGTGGCCTGCCCTGCTCAACGACCGGACGGAGTCGGTGGGCATGGAGGAAGGTCGCGAGCTGCGATTGATCGCCCGGGCTCTGCCCTTCGGCAAGGCCGAGATCATCCTGCGCCTGCACGAGATCCCGCAAGGGTGCCGCATCGAGATGATCGAGCACGCGGCGAACGCACCATGGTCACTGATGCCCGACCAGATCCAGCACCTGGCGGTTCATCCGAGGAACTCGGAAGCTCTGCGGCGTCTGGCGTTGCTCGCCGAGCGGTCCCGAACGGCGGAGTAG
- a CDS encoding phosphotransferase family protein, which translates to MSSAVGIDTDLVTEWIVGLDIGAVAPLTFSRIGNGQSNLTYRVGDAGGRHWVLRRPPLGALLASAHDVLREHRIMSALQNTPVPVPKMIATTSDPAVTDAPLVLMGYVDGVVVDDVAVASELSPERRRAIGLSLPRALGTVHSVDLAKVGLDDLASNKPFAARQLKRWSAQWEHSKTQDIAEITEVAQALAAHAPDQSEVTLVHGDYYMSNVITGVDNGEVIGIVDWELCTLGEPLADLGNLLAFWPEAGDGVAGHFTAPTLPGFPRRAELIAGYAEATGRDVTDVGYWHTLALWRLTIIAEGVRRRLINDPRNASRDGGPTNKVIDDLVVRTVQVGRESGIL; encoded by the coding sequence ATGAGTTCGGCCGTCGGGATAGACACTGATCTCGTCACCGAATGGATCGTCGGTCTCGACATCGGAGCTGTTGCCCCGCTGACGTTTTCGCGTATCGGCAATGGTCAGTCCAATCTGACGTATCGAGTCGGGGACGCCGGTGGCCGGCACTGGGTACTCCGTCGCCCGCCACTGGGAGCGTTGCTGGCATCGGCACATGATGTGCTGCGCGAACACCGGATCATGTCTGCACTGCAGAACACCCCGGTGCCGGTGCCGAAGATGATCGCCACCACCAGTGATCCGGCTGTCACAGACGCCCCGCTTGTGTTGATGGGTTATGTCGACGGGGTTGTGGTCGACGATGTGGCGGTGGCTTCGGAACTGTCGCCCGAGCGGCGGCGAGCCATCGGGTTGAGTCTGCCGCGGGCACTGGGCACCGTTCATTCGGTCGACCTCGCCAAGGTCGGTCTCGACGATCTGGCGAGCAACAAGCCGTTTGCGGCCCGACAGCTCAAGCGCTGGTCGGCGCAATGGGAACACTCCAAGACCCAGGACATCGCCGAGATCACCGAGGTCGCCCAGGCGCTTGCCGCGCACGCCCCTGATCAGTCCGAGGTGACACTGGTGCACGGCGACTACTACATGAGCAACGTGATCACCGGGGTCGACAACGGTGAAGTGATCGGCATCGTGGACTGGGAGCTGTGCACGCTCGGTGAACCGCTCGCCGACCTGGGCAACCTGTTGGCGTTCTGGCCGGAAGCCGGAGACGGGGTGGCCGGGCACTTCACCGCGCCGACACTGCCGGGGTTCCCGCGGCGGGCCGAGTTGATCGCCGGCTATGCCGAGGCGACGGGTCGGGACGTGACCGATGTGGGCTACTGGCACACCCTTGCCCTGTGGCGGTTGACCATCATCGCCGAGGGCGTTCGACGACGATTGATCAACGATCCGCGCAATGCTTCGCGCGACGGCGGACCCACGAACAAGGTCATCGACGATCTTGTCGTCCGCACCGTGCAGGTAGGGCGCGAATCCGGAATTCTGTGA
- a CDS encoding class I SAM-dependent methyltransferase, whose amino-acid sequence MATDTTTTTAGHQTNELKMRHRAMWASGDYPAVATEVISALGETLVAELDLQRGDRVLDVAAGSGNASVPAARVGAEVVAADLAPELFEAGRVFAAEQGVQLTWQEADAEALPFADNSFDVVMSCVGVMFAPDHQRSAAELVRVCRPGGRIGLISWTPGGFVGRMFATMKPYAPAPPPGAQPPPLWGDETHVRELFGDHADITAERRTLTVDRFQTPEEFRRFFKATYGPTIAVYKANAADPAAVAALDDGLDDLARDAMNHDGVMEWEYLLVTATVR is encoded by the coding sequence ATGGCCACCGACACCACAACCACCACAGCAGGTCACCAGACGAATGAACTCAAGATGCGGCATCGCGCCATGTGGGCCTCGGGTGACTACCCGGCGGTCGCCACGGAGGTGATCTCCGCTCTCGGCGAGACCCTGGTGGCCGAGCTCGACCTGCAGCGCGGTGACCGCGTGCTCGACGTAGCAGCCGGCTCGGGCAACGCGTCCGTACCGGCAGCCCGGGTCGGAGCCGAGGTGGTCGCGGCGGACCTTGCCCCCGAGCTGTTCGAAGCCGGTCGTGTGTTTGCCGCCGAGCAGGGCGTACAGCTGACCTGGCAGGAGGCCGATGCCGAGGCTCTTCCCTTTGCCGACAACAGTTTTGACGTGGTGATGTCGTGCGTGGGCGTGATGTTCGCTCCTGATCACCAGCGATCTGCCGCTGAACTGGTCCGGGTCTGCCGCCCGGGAGGGCGTATCGGATTGATCAGCTGGACGCCCGGCGGGTTCGTCGGCCGGATGTTCGCGACCATGAAGCCGTACGCACCCGCGCCACCGCCGGGGGCGCAGCCTCCACCGCTGTGGGGCGACGAAACCCACGTCCGCGAACTGTTCGGCGACCATGCCGACATCACTGCCGAGCGGCGGACACTCACCGTCGACCGCTTTCAGACTCCTGAAGAGTTCCGCCGCTTCTTCAAGGCGACGTACGGACCCACCATCGCGGTCTACAAAGCGAATGCGGCGGACCCCGCGGCAGTCGCAGCACTCGACGACGGTCTGGACGATCTTGCCCGCGATGCGATGAACCACGACGGCGTGATGGAGTGGGAATACCTGCTGGTCACAGCAACGGTGAGATGA